In the Chloroherpetonaceae bacterium genome, one interval contains:
- a CDS encoding family 10 glycosylhydrolase — translation MASCNAMKCRNLLQRGLAWVGLCTVLVRQLAAQDIAPNVEMPPAELRGVWIATAFGIDFPKSTRPEEQQRQLDSMFQDLKARRFNAVFFQVRIRADVAFETPLEPYHEYFTGVYGKAPAYDIVQYAIDLARKYGLEFHAWFNTMILRGKNTTKKSVGVPSLWERYPEWIDARAHANPDEPTAFLNPAKPEVQAHLLQLILDFARRYDIDGIQLDDYLRYPTVDFPDSAEFARYNPRGLSRADWRREVITRFVEMVYDSLMRLKPYLKFGVTPVGVYRRLDSEPVLEGYALYQDAREWTRRKVCDYLAPQLYFHIGRTTEEEARLRQFNPDFAALVEDWCSNKHFRHLYIGIGVYKPAVKKEWHRQLLLARRAGADGIIFYPYSATAGIAAFEEFARLPAMQWKCAVKPSSPQGIEVKWQGSTITLTWHHQPEARWYNLYALQGTRLTLLQQHLSRTTTTFSVSSGQKFFLTTIDRFGNESALSPVIEIP, via the coding sequence ATGGCAAGCTGCAATGCGATGAAATGCCGTAACCTTCTGCAGCGAGGATTGGCGTGGGTCGGGCTATGCACAGTGCTGGTGCGTCAGCTTGCGGCGCAAGATATTGCCCCAAACGTTGAGATGCCTCCAGCGGAACTGCGTGGCGTCTGGATTGCGACCGCATTTGGCATTGACTTTCCAAAAAGCACCCGCCCCGAAGAGCAGCAAAGGCAACTTGATTCAATGTTTCAAGACCTCAAAGCTCGGAGATTTAATGCAGTCTTCTTTCAAGTGCGCATTCGCGCAGATGTGGCGTTTGAGACCCCGCTGGAGCCTTACCACGAATACTTCACAGGTGTCTATGGAAAGGCACCTGCTTACGACATTGTGCAATACGCTATAGACCTTGCCCGCAAGTATGGACTGGAGTTCCATGCGTGGTTTAATACGATGATTTTGCGTGGCAAAAACACGACGAAAAAATCAGTGGGCGTGCCGTCGCTGTGGGAGCGTTACCCTGAGTGGATTGATGCACGTGCGCATGCAAATCCTGATGAACCTACAGCCTTTCTAAATCCAGCAAAGCCAGAAGTGCAGGCGCATTTGCTTCAGCTGATCTTGGACTTTGCACGCCGCTATGACATTGACGGCATTCAACTTGATGACTATTTGCGATACCCAACCGTAGACTTTCCAGATAGCGCAGAATTTGCGCGCTATAACCCACGTGGCTTATCACGAGCTGACTGGCGGCGTGAGGTGATTACACGGTTTGTGGAAATGGTCTATGATAGCCTGATGCGGCTGAAGCCCTACCTCAAGTTTGGTGTAACGCCAGTGGGCGTCTATCGCCGCTTAGATAGTGAGCCTGTGTTAGAAGGCTATGCGCTGTATCAAGATGCGCGGGAGTGGACACGCCGAAAAGTGTGCGACTATCTTGCACCGCAGCTCTACTTTCACATTGGTCGCACTACTGAAGAGGAGGCACGCCTGCGTCAGTTCAACCCTGATTTTGCTGCGCTGGTCGAAGACTGGTGCAGCAACAAGCACTTTCGTCATCTCTACATTGGCATTGGTGTCTATAAGCCGGCAGTGAAAAAAGAGTGGCACAGACAACTTTTGCTGGCGCGTCGTGCAGGTGCAGATGGCATTATTTTCTACCCATACAGCGCAACGGCAGGGATTGCGGCCTTTGAAGAATTTGCGCGTCTGCCAGCTATGCAATGGAAATGCGCAGTGAAGCCAAGTTCGCCACAGGGTATTGAAGTGAAATGGCAAGGCAGCACCATCACGCTCACTTGGCATCATCAGCCTGAGGCACGTTGGTATAACCTCTATGCCCTGCAAGGCACACGCTTGACGCTGCTGCAGCAGCACCTTTCGCGCACTACGACGACTTTCTCAGTATCATCTGGACAAAAGTTCTTCCTCACGACAATTGACCGATTCGGTAACGAAAGCGCACTCTCACCCGTCATTGAAATTCCTTGA
- a CDS encoding N-acetylmuramoyl-L-alanine amidase has translation MKRPALFGLMWLLVCWRAAVAQPILTLDMTLPDGRSVIDKVPLEVIQNTEMVAVADLCYALRYPFSETAFTLTVATPRGDSCLLRQSNHFMLVWRNPDTKEAMQLPAAPLLQAGKHFLPPKHIGKWLTLWLGAAASYDPTAKKLTLVFRPTQADSAAKPIATAAATNTDTAALPKPELDERFTIPSLSVDEKANGVVVRIFSTQPHVQYEFIPPDANGIAYLTFVKATGNIAALTQKFAKTSFLKSIQAIRLRSGALQLTFEFNTARYKIKSSEFARERGSNHFLLLVLRDVNVEEILEHEKVERIRGELEQEREKWKLDVICLDAGHGGKDPGAIGPSGTFEKTVALGIVLKLGKLIEKNMPDVKVIYTRKSDVFVELDERGRIANKNGAKLFISVHCNASLNKKAEGTEVYLLGLHKTEAALKVAQRENSVIAEEADFQNRYKDYTEENLIMVTMAQSAFMQQSEKLAELVSKSIAQRSGLQNNGVKQAGFMVLWTPSMPSILVETGYITNAENEKFLASEAGQQKIAEAIYEAILKFQYSYHAER, from the coding sequence ATGAAACGGCCTGCCCTCTTTGGTCTGATGTGGCTGCTCGTGTGCTGGCGCGCCGCAGTTGCGCAGCCAATCCTCACGCTGGATATGACCCTGCCTGACGGACGCTCTGTCATAGACAAAGTGCCTTTAGAGGTCATTCAGAACACGGAAATGGTTGCTGTAGCCGACTTGTGCTACGCACTTCGCTACCCCTTTTCAGAGACTGCTTTTACACTTACCGTTGCCACGCCAAGAGGCGATTCTTGTCTGCTGCGGCAAAGCAACCATTTTATGTTAGTCTGGCGGAATCCAGATACCAAAGAAGCCATGCAGTTACCCGCTGCACCGCTGTTGCAGGCTGGCAAACACTTTTTGCCTCCCAAGCACATTGGTAAGTGGCTCACACTGTGGCTTGGCGCTGCCGCCAGTTATGACCCAACTGCAAAGAAACTTACGCTTGTCTTCCGACCTACGCAAGCCGACAGCGCCGCAAAGCCGATTGCAACTGCTGCTGCCACAAACACCGATACGGCTGCACTACCTAAGCCAGAACTGGATGAACGCTTCACAATTCCTAGCCTTAGTGTTGATGAAAAAGCGAATGGTGTGGTTGTGCGCATTTTCTCCACGCAACCTCATGTGCAGTATGAGTTCATTCCACCTGATGCAAATGGCATTGCTTATCTTACATTTGTGAAAGCCACAGGAAACATTGCTGCGCTTACACAAAAGTTTGCCAAGACCAGCTTCCTTAAATCTATCCAAGCTATCCGCCTTCGGTCAGGTGCACTGCAGCTTACTTTCGAGTTTAACACTGCGCGCTACAAAATCAAGTCCAGCGAGTTCGCCAGAGAGCGTGGCTCGAATCACTTTCTTCTGCTTGTGCTACGCGATGTGAATGTCGAGGAAATTTTAGAGCATGAAAAAGTCGAGCGCATTCGTGGTGAGCTTGAGCAGGAGCGCGAAAAGTGGAAACTGGATGTGATTTGTCTTGATGCAGGGCACGGCGGCAAAGATCCCGGCGCAATCGGTCCCAGTGGCACATTTGAGAAAACGGTCGCACTCGGTATTGTGCTCAAGCTGGGCAAGCTCATTGAGAAAAATATGCCCGATGTCAAGGTCATCTACACGCGCAAAAGCGATGTTTTTGTCGAGCTTGACGAGCGTGGCCGAATTGCTAACAAAAATGGCGCTAAGCTTTTCATCAGTGTGCACTGCAATGCTAGCTTGAACAAAAAGGCAGAAGGCACAGAAGTCTACCTACTTGGATTACACAAGACTGAAGCTGCCCTAAAAGTTGCCCAGCGCGAAAACTCCGTGATTGCCGAAGAAGCTGATTTCCAGAACCGCTACAAAGACTATACCGAAGAAAATCTGATTATGGTCACAATGGCGCAAAGCGCCTTTATGCAGCAGTCAGAAAAACTGGCAGAATTGGTTAGCAAAAGCATTGCTCAGCGTAGTGGGCTTCAAAATAATGGGGTCAAACAGGCAGGGTTCATGGTACTTTGGACACCCTCTATGCCCAGCATTTTGGTCGAGACAGGGTACATTACAAACGCTGAGAACGAAAAATTTCTTGCCTCTGAAGCTGGTCAACAGAAGATTGCCGAAGCGATTTACGAAGCAATTCTGAAATTCCAGTATTCCTACCATGCTGAGCGCTAA
- a CDS encoding D-alanine--D-alanine ligase encodes MSIRLALIFGGRSAEHEISIISARSVAKAIDPKKYRLTPIYITKSGKWVGRSLSQKVLETDYEQLIKDLTALHKVEAEVEAAADKSGFKFDFSQFDVAFPVLHGSFGEDGTIQGLFEMHQIPFVGCGVLASALTMDKAFSKICFKAAGLNVAKYLVYWREDLEARLKEVVAESEQKIGYPMFVKPARSGSSVGISKVKNRAQLQKALQLAGEYDEKILVEQGIDARELEVSVLGNRSLEVSVVGEIVPVNEFYDYEAKYVKSGSQLIIPAELPKRVAEKARAAAATAFRATGCEGMARVDFFLERKTNRLYINEINSIPGFTSISMYPKLFEASGVPYPELIDRLITLAFERYEAKKKNKIAFL; translated from the coding sequence ATGTCAATACGCCTTGCACTGATTTTCGGCGGACGCTCTGCCGAACACGAAATTTCCATTATCTCGGCGCGTTCAGTTGCCAAAGCAATTGACCCGAAAAAGTATCGTCTCACTCCTATCTACATTACCAAAAGCGGTAAATGGGTTGGCAGAAGCCTCTCACAAAAAGTGTTGGAAACAGACTACGAGCAACTCATAAAAGATTTGACTGCTTTGCACAAAGTCGAGGCAGAAGTTGAGGCAGCAGCTGACAAAAGTGGCTTCAAGTTTGATTTCAGTCAGTTCGATGTAGCGTTCCCAGTGCTGCACGGCTCATTTGGCGAAGATGGCACAATTCAGGGACTTTTTGAGATGCACCAGATTCCCTTCGTAGGCTGCGGTGTGCTAGCAAGTGCCTTGACAATGGATAAAGCGTTCTCCAAGATTTGCTTCAAAGCAGCAGGACTGAATGTCGCAAAATACTTGGTTTATTGGCGAGAAGACCTTGAAGCTCGGCTTAAAGAGGTGGTGGCAGAGTCGGAGCAGAAAATTGGTTACCCGATGTTCGTCAAACCAGCTCGCTCAGGCTCTTCAGTTGGTATTTCAAAGGTGAAGAATCGAGCACAGCTACAAAAAGCACTGCAGCTTGCAGGAGAATACGATGAAAAAATTTTGGTCGAGCAGGGTATCGATGCAAGAGAGTTAGAAGTGAGTGTGTTGGGCAATCGCTCGCTGGAGGTGTCAGTAGTAGGGGAAATTGTGCCTGTCAATGAGTTTTATGATTACGAGGCAAAGTATGTGAAGTCAGGGTCTCAGCTCATTATCCCAGCCGAGTTGCCTAAGCGTGTGGCTGAAAAGGCGCGTGCGGCGGCTGCAACAGCATTTCGTGCAACAGGCTGCGAAGGAATGGCGCGCGTAGATTTTTTCTTAGAGCGCAAGACCAACCGCCTGTACATCAATGAAATCAATTCTATTCCGGGCTTTACCTCTATCAGTATGTATCCGAAGTTGTTTGAAGCCTCAGGTGTGCCCTACCCGGAGCTTATTGATAGGCTTATCACACTGGCATTTGAGCGCTACGAAGCAAAAAAGAAAAACAAAATTGCATTTCTTTGA
- the lptC gene encoding LPS export ABC transporter periplasmic protein LptC: MQRLLGRWLSVMLTAVLVSCSSRTMPPRQSLLIITKDFPVQETWEATVVFTDSGRMKATIYAPHVAQYAREGNTNTEKRLDGNIVVHFYDAQGQHSSQLNAKRGIIYPNNDIEVFDQVVMRTRDCTTVRTEYAKWTSKDQKIRSDKFVTIQRPTETLSGIGFESDQNLKHYRIFKANAVLKVKQESEL, translated from the coding sequence ATGCAGCGACTGCTTGGTAGGTGGCTTTCAGTGATGCTGACCGCTGTGCTGGTTTCGTGCAGCAGCCGAACCATGCCGCCCCGTCAGAGCCTGCTGATTATCACCAAAGACTTTCCAGTGCAAGAGACTTGGGAAGCCACAGTCGTCTTCACCGATTCAGGTAGAATGAAAGCCACTATTTATGCACCGCATGTAGCGCAGTATGCCAGAGAAGGCAATACGAACACAGAAAAACGACTGGACGGCAACATCGTCGTGCACTTCTATGATGCACAAGGGCAGCATTCTTCCCAGCTGAATGCCAAGCGCGGCATCATCTATCCAAACAACGATATTGAGGTCTTCGACCAAGTTGTAATGCGCACGCGAGACTGCACCACCGTCCGAACCGAATACGCAAAGTGGACAAGCAAAGACCAAAAAATCCGCTCCGATAAGTTCGTCACGATTCAGCGACCAACAGAGACACTAAGCGGCATTGGTTTTGAGAGCGACCAGAACTTAAAGCATTACCGCATCTTCAAAGCCAATGCAGTCCTGAAAGTCAAGCAGGAAAGCGAATTGTAG
- a CDS encoding OmpH family outer membrane protein: protein MSSIKECLQHIPAAKGAVLGFGIALGFMLGVAALPPASERVGFVEVEKVIAELPEAKSIKEKLEKEQQQAMKELEKKQKDLKDAFDEYERKKTMMRAEEQKKKEEELQAQLAQYRQLEQAKSAALQQKQAELLKPVEEKIAKTIEKVAQQQGYTLVISKGGIANPVLYGDKSVNLTYKVIDAIK from the coding sequence ATGTCATCTATCAAAGAATGCTTGCAACACATTCCCGCTGCAAAGGGCGCAGTGTTAGGGTTCGGTATTGCACTGGGCTTTATGCTAGGCGTAGCTGCATTGCCACCAGCCAGTGAAAGAGTGGGCTTTGTGGAGGTCGAAAAGGTGATTGCCGAGCTGCCAGAAGCAAAATCTATCAAGGAAAAGCTCGAAAAGGAGCAACAGCAGGCAATGAAGGAACTGGAAAAGAAGCAGAAAGACCTCAAGGACGCCTTCGATGAATATGAGCGCAAGAAAACAATGATGCGCGCCGAAGAGCAGAAGAAAAAGGAAGAAGAGCTGCAAGCGCAACTGGCACAGTATCGCCAGTTGGAACAAGCCAAAAGTGCAGCGTTGCAGCAAAAGCAAGCCGAGCTACTAAAACCAGTAGAAGAGAAAATTGCCAAAACGATTGAAAAAGTGGCTCAGCAGCAAGGCTACACACTGGTCATCAGCAAAGGTGGAATTGCAAATCCCGTGCTTTACGGCGACAAGAGCGTAAACTTGACCTACAAAGTCATAGATGCAATCAAGTAG
- a CDS encoding OmpH family outer membrane protein — protein sequence MRWAWICAVLWLGVMISPVAAQQSQKIGFIDSQVIIDALPEAQDAKRKLEALSNEWQADIKKKRENLERMFQEYRTREILYTEEIKKQKQSELIAAEREITEYQNQKFGVNGEYFRKQSELMRPIQDRIFAALKEVAVAEGYDFVFDRASDTLLLYASEEHNLTKKVLEKLSGLFRRNSGGSSSNR from the coding sequence ATGAGGTGGGCGTGGATATGTGCGGTCTTGTGGCTTGGGGTGATGATAAGTCCAGTGGCGGCACAGCAGTCGCAGAAAATTGGCTTCATTGATTCGCAAGTGATTATTGACGCCTTACCCGAAGCGCAAGACGCAAAACGGAAGCTGGAAGCGCTCTCCAACGAGTGGCAGGCAGATATCAAAAAAAAGCGAGAAAATCTGGAGAGAATGTTTCAGGAATATCGCACCCGAGAAATTCTCTATACCGAAGAAATCAAAAAGCAGAAGCAAAGTGAGCTAATTGCTGCTGAAAGAGAGATTACAGAGTATCAAAATCAAAAATTTGGCGTAAATGGGGAATACTTCCGCAAGCAGTCAGAATTGATGCGTCCAATTCAGGACCGAATTTTTGCGGCGCTAAAGGAAGTAGCCGTAGCAGAAGGATATGACTTTGTCTTTGACCGTGCGTCTGATACGCTACTGCTCTATGCCAGTGAAGAGCATAACCTAACGAAAAAAGTTTTGGAGAAACTCTCCGGTCTTTTTCGCCGCAATTCAGGCGGCTCATCGTCTAATCGCTGA
- a CDS encoding MFS transporter has protein sequence MSNTSSFVILFFTVFLDLIGFGIVLPLLPNYARELGASPLLIGIVAGSYSLMQFFSAPLWGTISDRIGRRPVILISVATSTVSYLIFSQSHTVWLLLLSRILAGIGSANVGVTQAYIADITTLENRSKSLGILGAAFGLGFVLGPPIGGIVKSAYGIEAVGYIAALLTGLDLLLAYFLLPESLKEKKSGSMRLTFLQIDKMASAFQHPALSRLLIIGFCFVFAFVNMQISVPLLWREHYALTDKAIGYLFALVGIISVIVQGGLIGRLSRHFGERKVLTAGLATMCVGITLIPFVPEGWLFPAGLFVLTLLAIGNGLVTPVNTSLISLYAKPEEQGELLGVAQSIGSLGRILGPLSGSLFYGLDPHAPYLVGGSFLLVGLFLSLALFSLELAPPLQAARVSAEAQAR, from the coding sequence ATGAGTAACACATCTTCGTTCGTCATTCTCTTTTTCACCGTTTTTCTTGACCTTATTGGCTTTGGCATTGTTCTCCCACTTCTGCCGAACTATGCGCGTGAGTTAGGCGCTTCGCCTTTGCTGATTGGCATAGTTGCTGGTAGCTACTCTTTGATGCAATTCTTTTCTGCGCCTCTATGGGGCACGATTAGCGACAGAATCGGTCGCCGCCCTGTGATTCTAATCAGCGTGGCGACTTCGACTGTCTCTTACCTTATTTTCTCGCAATCGCACACAGTCTGGCTTTTGCTCCTCTCACGCATATTAGCAGGCATTGGCTCAGCAAACGTAGGGGTTACACAGGCTTACATTGCCGATATCACCACTCTCGAGAATCGCTCCAAGTCACTGGGCATTTTAGGCGCTGCATTTGGACTTGGCTTCGTGTTAGGGCCGCCGATTGGCGGTATAGTTAAATCTGCATATGGTATCGAAGCAGTTGGCTACATTGCTGCACTTCTTACAGGCCTGGACTTGCTTCTAGCGTATTTCTTGCTACCAGAGTCGCTCAAAGAAAAAAAGTCTGGCTCAATGCGCCTTACTTTTCTGCAGATAGATAAGATGGCCAGCGCTTTCCAACACCCTGCACTCAGTCGTCTCCTTATTATTGGTTTTTGCTTCGTATTTGCTTTCGTCAATATGCAAATTTCTGTGCCACTGCTTTGGAGAGAGCATTACGCACTCACAGACAAGGCAATTGGCTACCTTTTTGCGCTTGTTGGCATTATTTCTGTGATTGTGCAGGGTGGGCTAATTGGTCGGCTCTCACGCCACTTTGGAGAACGCAAAGTTCTAACGGCAGGGCTTGCCACAATGTGCGTCGGTATCACCCTCATTCCATTTGTGCCTGAAGGCTGGCTTTTCCCAGCTGGTCTTTTCGTACTTACACTGCTTGCTATTGGGAATGGGTTAGTTACGCCGGTCAACACTTCGCTTATCTCGCTCTATGCGAAGCCAGAGGAGCAAGGGGAGCTTCTGGGCGTTGCGCAGTCAATTGGTTCACTCGGACGCATCTTAGGACCGCTTTCTGGAAGCCTTTTTTATGGTTTAGACCCTCATGCGCCGTATTTAGTTGGTGGCTCATTTTTGCTTGTCGGGCTTTTCCTTTCCCTCGCTCTGTTCTCACTTGAACTTGCGCCGCCCTTGCAAGCGGCGCGTGTGTCTGCTGAAGCTCAAGCCAGATAA
- a CDS encoding universal stress protein gives MKTILVPTDFSKHSDWAMEAAVSLAKKLKAALHLIHVVDMPQYAFSAAHEMWNMEERQRVVGETYQKLKALSQEPPLAELPVQIAVEQGSAYQMICQYASDKSIDLIVMGSHGITGLRKIFIGSVTERVIHHAPCPVLSIKHEHQAMNFRNIVFASNFYQEAVEAFGAVQHFAELFGAKIHLVRINTQARFESTRFANKLLRDFVEQVKPKNYTINIYNDESEEIGVLNFAEDIEADLIALPTHERTRISELINPSIAESVSERSPIPVMTIKIPTPAFRYELSRADRTYLA, from the coding sequence ATGAAAACCATCCTCGTTCCAACCGATTTTTCCAAGCACTCTGATTGGGCGATGGAGGCGGCGGTTTCACTTGCAAAGAAGCTTAAAGCGGCGCTGCACCTAATACATGTGGTCGATATGCCGCAGTATGCGTTCAGTGCGGCGCACGAGATGTGGAATATGGAAGAGCGCCAGCGTGTGGTAGGTGAAACATATCAGAAACTCAAAGCGCTCTCGCAAGAGCCACCGCTAGCAGAATTGCCCGTCCAAATTGCAGTCGAGCAAGGCTCAGCATATCAGATGATTTGTCAATACGCTAGCGACAAATCAATTGACCTCATTGTGATGGGGTCGCATGGCATCACGGGGTTACGCAAAATTTTTATTGGCTCAGTAACAGAGCGCGTCATTCACCATGCGCCTTGCCCTGTGCTCAGTATTAAGCATGAGCATCAAGCGATGAACTTTCGCAACATTGTGTTTGCCTCAAATTTTTATCAAGAAGCTGTAGAGGCCTTCGGGGCGGTGCAGCACTTTGCTGAGCTGTTCGGAGCGAAGATTCATCTTGTCCGCATCAATACCCAAGCCCGATTTGAAAGCACGCGATTTGCAAATAAGCTCCTACGCGACTTCGTAGAGCAAGTGAAGCCTAAGAACTACACTATCAACATCTACAACGACGAGAGCGAAGAAATTGGAGTCTTGAACTTTGCCGAGGATATTGAAGCGGACCTGATTGCATTACCCACGCATGAGCGCACGCGAATCAGTGAGCTAATCAATCCCAGCATTGCAGAAAGCGTCTCAGAGCGTAGTCCTATCCCTGTGATGACAATTAAAATCCCAACGCCTGCGTTCCGCTACGAACTAAGTCGTGCAGATAGAACTTATCTGGCTTGA
- the recN gene encoding DNA repair protein RecN yields MLKTLYIKNFALIDELTIEFGSGLNIITGETGAGKSILIGALSLVLGDRASYDVVRKEADKAIIEAVIDASNNERVKHLLLEHHHEYRDEMILRREISAKGQSRCFINDSPATLALLKAVGELSIDLHGQHEHQSLLRVETHQRLLDEYGGLGGLVEEYQAELAAYRESQKNLAALRQQEKDLFEKKSLWEFQIREIDAVSPEENEEEELITEMNVLENSEKLFSVTSHIHEILYSSDDSVHNRLVQVRNLLQDLSRIDKSFSDVAADARSAQVLVDEINKFVQSYNSRLEFNAERLEEVRERLSALQALKKKYGAGKSLREVIAYRQRIGAELSVATNFSEEIAKREKELEQRHASLLEVALRLSQKRQETAKRLSRAIIEELRKLGIPHAKFEVELSREERQDGDLRYGDKRYAAFATGIDRIEFKLSTNLGEDVKPLVKVASGGEVSRVMLALKSVLAKSDRLPILVFDEIDTGISGKIAQTVGLSMKDLSRYHQIIAITHLPQIAALADMHFQVRKELVGGRTVSRVERLSSEAHQYEVARLLSGSEVTDAALRSAQELIAASTMVPESVKASRVLEEEKTD; encoded by the coding sequence ATGCTGAAAACGCTTTACATCAAAAATTTTGCGCTGATTGATGAGCTAACGATTGAATTTGGCAGCGGGCTGAATATCATTACAGGTGAGACAGGAGCGGGTAAATCAATCTTGATTGGTGCGCTCAGCTTAGTCTTAGGCGACCGTGCAAGCTATGATGTGGTGCGCAAAGAGGCTGACAAAGCAATCATTGAAGCGGTGATTGATGCCTCAAACAATGAGCGTGTCAAACATCTTCTACTGGAACACCACCACGAGTATCGTGATGAAATGATTTTGCGGCGTGAGATTTCTGCCAAAGGTCAATCACGCTGCTTTATCAATGACTCACCTGCCACGCTGGCTTTACTTAAAGCTGTAGGGGAACTCTCTATTGACCTGCATGGGCAACACGAACATCAATCGCTCTTGCGCGTGGAGACGCATCAGCGCCTTTTAGATGAATACGGCGGTTTAGGGGGCTTGGTAGAAGAGTATCAAGCTGAGCTGGCAGCATATCGGGAAAGCCAAAAGAACTTAGCTGCACTGCGCCAGCAAGAAAAAGATTTGTTTGAGAAAAAATCGCTCTGGGAGTTTCAAATCCGAGAAATTGATGCCGTCTCGCCTGAGGAAAACGAAGAAGAGGAGCTGATAACTGAAATGAATGTGCTGGAGAACTCCGAAAAACTGTTTTCCGTTACCAGCCACATCCATGAGATTCTCTACAGCTCAGATGACTCAGTGCACAATCGTCTGGTGCAAGTGCGCAACCTGTTGCAAGACTTGTCACGCATTGATAAAAGCTTTTCAGATGTCGCAGCCGATGCGCGCTCAGCACAGGTTTTGGTTGATGAAATCAATAAGTTTGTGCAAAGCTACAACTCCCGCTTAGAGTTTAATGCGGAGCGTCTGGAAGAGGTGCGAGAGCGGCTATCAGCCCTGCAAGCATTGAAGAAAAAGTATGGCGCAGGCAAATCGCTGCGAGAAGTGATTGCCTATCGGCAGAGAATTGGAGCAGAGTTAAGTGTTGCAACAAATTTTTCAGAAGAAATTGCAAAGCGTGAAAAAGAGCTGGAGCAGCGCCATGCCTCTCTACTGGAAGTTGCCCTGAGACTCTCACAGAAACGACAAGAGACCGCTAAGCGACTGAGCCGAGCTATTATTGAAGAGCTGCGCAAACTCGGTATTCCCCATGCCAAGTTCGAGGTTGAGCTCAGCCGTGAGGAGCGTCAAGATGGGGACTTGCGATACGGAGACAAACGCTACGCCGCATTTGCTACAGGCATAGACCGCATAGAATTCAAGCTTTCTACCAACCTTGGTGAAGATGTAAAGCCGCTGGTGAAAGTAGCGTCTGGCGGCGAGGTATCGCGTGTTATGTTGGCACTCAAAAGTGTGCTGGCAAAGTCAGACCGACTGCCCATTTTGGTGTTTGATGAAATTGACACTGGCATTAGCGGCAAAATAGCGCAGACCGTAGGTCTAAGTATGAAAGACCTGTCACGCTACCATCAAATTATCGCCATCACGCATCTGCCGCAGATTGCAGCGCTGGCTGATATGCATTTTCAAGTGCGCAAAGAATTGGTAGGCGGTCGCACGGTCTCGCGAGTAGAACGCCTAAGCAGTGAGGCACACCAGTATGAAGTCGCACGCTTGTTATCTGGCTCAGAGGTAACTGATGCGGCACTAAGGTCTGCACAGGAGCTAATTGCAGCAAGCACAATGGTGCCTGAAAGTGTCAAGGCAAGTAGAGTGCTGGAAGAAGAGAAAACCGATTGA